From Lampris incognitus isolate fLamInc1 chromosome 13, fLamInc1.hap2, whole genome shotgun sequence, one genomic window encodes:
- the si:ch211-223a10.1 gene encoding palmitoyltransferase ZDHHC17 yields the protein MRPMPACSAVGESIFECVQRGNIEQCAQFVQSDRSLLRQKGWGGFTPLHCAALHGNRGLVDLFLSNGADPNLTCDAGQTAFHFACRQGNIYIMHQMMQHGADLRILDLQRKTCLHHAVTGGSIVAMHYLWETGMFRFSDTDMYQVTPLHLAASTGNTEVVRYLLRDQRCAVDAVDQQGGTALHVAAERGGVEVCWTLLQKAGYIMLHQKNHSGLTPLDLSKQGKTFRHQQLTKLLSRYINEPIHHKPKESHVLYYWTLLFPALSGAAILLIAAMLGGYGGLICGLLFPWLARSIFTQYHRMTTYQRLPNPIYLGTLIAGLFHSLLCFYGKIMLSVWPASALVQVSMIHFSLVLGLFCKILTQDTGTLDRVDSDPRFSCIADLLEQNQRAHRFCPYCELFQPDHSKHCKLCDVCVKDYDHHCLFLNRCIGRGNHRLFLLFILSMVIAHLLFVATATSYLYGRMALGSHHSWSSWLTVLGAEFWVAVMAIMNALTFLWEVWLLTEQFDAVAVGTTTYFRQCEASGRQRSFLQRWVAVISFLLEGRRQVGRGQTGQDKASIDI from the exons ATGCGTCCGATGCCTGCGTGCTCCGCTGTTGGCGAGAGCATATTTGAGTGTGTACAGCGGGGGAATATTGAACAGTGTGCGCAGTTCGTTCAGAGCGATCGATCGCTCCTCAGACAGAAAG gcTGGGGCGGTTTTACCCCACTTCACTGCGCCGCCCTTCACGGTAACCGTGGGCTGGTCGACCTCTTCCTGAGTAATGGAGCTGACCCCAACCTGACATGTGATGCAGGGCAGACCGCCTTTCATTTCGCCTGCAG GCAGGGGAATATCTATATTATGCACCAAATGATGCAACACGGGGCTGATCTGCGAATCCTGGACCTGCAAAGGAAAACCTGCCTGCACCATGCGGTGACCGGGGGCAGCAT tGTTGCCATGCATTACTTGTGGGAAACGGGAATGTTCCGGTTCTCTGACACAGACATGTACCAGGTCACACCCCTTCACCTGGCAGCGTCCACCGGCAACACGGAGGTGGTCCGCTACTTACTCAGAGACCAG AGATGTGCAGTAGATGCGGTGGACCAGCAGGGGGGAACGGCGCTCCACGTTGCTGCGGAGAGAGGAGGCGTGGAGGTGTGTTGGACACTGCTTCAGAAAGCAGGTTATATCATGCTCCATCAGAAAAACCACAGCGGCCTAACGCCTCTGGACCTCAGCAAGCAGGGGAAGACATTTCG ACATCAGCAACTCACCAAACTACTGAGTCGTTACATCAACGAACCGATACACCACAAGCCTAAAGAGTCTCACG TCTTGTACTATTGGACACTATTGTTCCCAGCCTTGAGCGGAGCAGCCATTTTACTTATAGCAGCCATGTTGGGAGGCTACGGAGGGCTAATTTGTGGCCTGCTCTTCCCATGGCTTGCTAGAAGCATCTTCACTCAGTATCACCGCATGACCACCTACCAAAG GTTACCCAACCCCATCTACCTGGGAACCCTCATAGCTGGTTTGTTCCATTCCCTGCTCTGCTTTTATGGAAAAATCATGCTAA GTGTTTGGCCTGCCAGTGCTCTGGTCCAGGTGTCGATGATCCACTTCTCCCTGGTACTGGGTTTGTTCTGTAAGATTCTGACTCAGGACACCGGGACATTGGACCGAGTTGACTCCGATCCTCGCTTCTCCTGTATCGCTGACCTGTTGGAGCAAAACCAGAGAGCCCACAGATTCTGCCCCTACTGTGAG ctCTTTCAGCCTGACCACAGTAAACACTGTAAGCTGTGTGACGTGTGCGTGAAGGACTACGACCACCACTGCCTCTTCCTCAACCGCTGCATCGGTAGAGGCAACCACCGCCTCTTCCTCCTTTTCATCCTGTCCATGGTGATCGCCCACCTTCTCTTTGTTGCCACGGCGACAAGCTACCTGTACGGAAGGATGGCCCTGGGATCCCACCACAGTTGGTCGTCCTGGCTTACAGTATTGGGGGCGGAGTTTTGGGTGGCGGTCATGGCGATCATGAACGCCTTGACGTTCCTCTGGGAGGTGTGGCTCCTGACCGAACAGTTCGACGCAGTTGCCGTGGGAACCACGACTTACTTCAGACAGTGTGAAGCTTCTGGCCGTCAGAGGTCGTTCCTACAGCGGTGGGTTGCAGTCATTTCGTTTCTGCTGGAGGGGAGAAGACAGGTTGGTAGGGGACAGACAGGGCAAGACAAGGCCTCCATAGACATTTAG